Proteins co-encoded in one Zygotorulaspora mrakii chromosome 5, complete sequence genomic window:
- the NVJ1 gene encoding Nvj1p (similar to Saccharomyces cerevisiae NVJ1 (YHR195W); ancestral locus Anc_4.360) → MTRVPVSQGLFGLAATVAIFKGLKEAMNFYSLGALRLNVSDGNMNPTMTAESHTVTKKIVTTVTATINTGTKQKLDWPLVLDFVLEELDMIDPRIWIATIALCVLGPVAVYLFDGRRSVFSTNTHSTQTDEVEEVRIPDLPGPSSGKGPSSYSPYFQYNPAERAWMQFGKSKSEPFLFTYVPISYSTKDSSSEIEQEVKEYENEPSLEFCDKQVAEPATDNFNREESATDNYNHDESAQSAQSISDQLPSSGNKFRSIQEKKSLHVMNHQQQHLLEDREVSSLDESFTINPFDKRPISSNSSHSIPSSRSSPMASSVLNSSNSHLRLQMSPTKTFTHLSSELAYSQPFSY, encoded by the coding sequence ATGACAAGAGTGCCTGTCTCTCAGGGGTTGTTTGGACTTGCTGCAACCGTAGCAATCTTTAAAGGCCTCAAGGAAGCCATGAATTTTTATAGCCTGGGAGCATTACGTTTAAATGTATCAGACGGCAATATGAATCCAACAATGACAGCAGAATCACATACGGtgacaaagaaaatagTGACAACTGTAACCGCAACTATAAATACAGGTACAAAACAGAAATTGGACTGGCCTCTCGTACTTGACTTTGTTCTGGAGGAGTTAGATATGATTGACCCCCGAATATGGATTGCAACAATTGCGCTCTGTGTCTTGGGACCAGTGGCGGTTTACCTCTTTGACGGAAGAAGAAGTGTTTTTTCCACCAATACACACTCTACGCAAACGGATGAAGTTGAGGAGGTGCGAATTCCTGATTTACCGGGGCCTTCCTCCGGAAAAGGTCCATCATCATACTCTCCATACTTTCAATATAATCCGGCTGAAAGAGCTTGGATGCAGTTTGGCAAGTCAAAATCGGAACCGTTTCTATTTACATACGTTCCAATATCATACAGTACAAAAGATTCCTCCTCAGAGATTGAACAGGAAGTtaaagaatatgaaaatgaacCTAGTTTAGAATTTTGTGACAAGCAAGTCGCCGAGCCAGCTACAGACAATTTTAACCGTGAAGAGTCAGCTACGGACAATTACAACCATGACGAGTCAGCTCAGTCAGCTCAATCTATTTCCGATCAGCTCCCATCATCAGGCAACAAATTCAGGAGCatccaagaaaaaaagtcatTGCACGTCATGAATCATCAGCAACAGCACCTATTGGAAGACAGAGAAGTCTCCAGTCTTGACGAATCCTTTACTATAAATCCGTTTGACAAAAGACCGATATCCAGCAACTCTTCGCACTCCATCCCAAGCTCACGAAGTTCTCCAATGGCTAGCAGCGTACTGAACAGCTCAAACAGTCATTTGAGATTACAAATGTCACCCACAAAGACTTTTACTCACTTAAGCTCTGAATTGGCCTATTCCCAACCATTTTCGTATTAA
- the MDM31 gene encoding Mdm31p (similar to Saccharomyces cerevisiae MDM31 (YHR194W); ancestral locus Anc_4.359), which yields MASNLLLRISRCGLVQHRVVLKAANRLPGTLRKGTISSGINGRNRISGSFSSPGASLMQHMSTNASGEKKDKYISGKTFKFITERDRLLAQATGIFEKFRINVKWILKRSMRPFNTDDISAFISWVVLSNVVIIILWTTTFTSLLIYLMNTVFAQEYLATKVGNLLTKNSAISVIFESAIVPDWSSGKICFNKVFISRRPKLSQSFTKGTQKEALQRTELALSQRLLVNREDFDDGNYTQYDLTIDQVEISLSFTKWLNGKGILDEVSINGMRGVVDRTHVVWKSDDDPRNYKNVHKPGDFEISKFTMNDVLFTLYQPNGFRPYLVSIFNCDLPQLRKHWLFYDILNANSMSGTYDNSLFTIHRKFNVDSFVPSSFPSSSFLSSSLSSSSSSSSSSSSSSLNAQQAEYGSAWKRVTRFRVDNLNIDHLNAGMDGPFGWITEGQVDMIGDVLLPDKEADASQLSDILTEIGERLFKEAQRHSILPSPLQEPVASEIDPEKYFIMDFYLRLHNVKAEVPLFTPELGYMNNALIRPIVGYINSTRTYIPIRCRVVKNISDFEGSWTIYDCLLMRDLSAEIYDAFADYVADDKKRSVRLMRVGFWSLQIILQVILMSLGAIA from the coding sequence ATGGCTTCCAATTTGCTCCTCAGAATATCTAGGTGCGGGCTGGTACAACATCGAGTGGTTTTAAAAGCTGCAAATCGATTACCAGGGACATTACGTAAGGGAACTATCAGCAGTGGCATAAATGGTCGTAACAGGATTTCTGGTAGTTTCAGCAGTCCTGGTGCATCTTTAATGCAGCATATGTCCACGAATGCGTCCggagaaaagaaggataAATATATAAGTGGAAAAACTTTCAAGTTCATCACGGAAAGAGACAGACTGCTAGCTCAAGCAACGGGCATATTCGAGAAATTTAGAATAAATGTTAAATGGATACTTAAGAGATCAATGAGGCCGTTTAATACGGATGATATAAGTGCATTCATTTCCTGGGTGGTTTTAAGTAATGTCGTGATAATTATCTTATGGACAACAACCTTCACGTCGTTACTGATTTATCTGATGAACACTGTGTTCGCGCAAGAATATTTGGCTACCAAAGTTGGCAATCTGTTGACGAAAAATAGTGCAATATCCGTTATATTCGAAAGTGCAATCGTACCAGATTGGTCATCGGGTAAAATCTGCTTCAATAAAGTTTTCATATCAAGAAGACCGAAGCTATCGCAGAGTTTTACAAAAGGTACACAGAAAGAAGCTCTTCAAAGAACAGAATTAGCATTAAGCCAACGACTGCTAGTTAATCGAGAAGATTTCGATGATGGGAACTATACACAGTACGATTTAACTATTGATCAAGTCGAGATTTCACTAAGCTTCACGAAATGGTTAAACGGGAAGGGAATACTTGACGAAGTATCAATTAATGGAATGAGAGGAGTGGTTGATAGAACTCACGTTGTTTGGAAATCTGATGATGATCCAAGGAACTATAAGAATGTTCATAAACCTGGTGACTTCGAGATTTCCAAGTTTACTATGAACGACGTGTTATTCACGTTGTATCAACCAAATGGGTTCAGACCATATCTGGTAAGCATATTCAACTGTGATTTGCCACAACTGAGGAAACATTGGTTATtttatgatattttgaatgcCAATAGCATGAGTGGTACCTACGACAACTCTTTGTTCACCATACACAGAAAGTTCAATGTAGATAGCTTTGTGCCGTCGTCATTTCCCTCATCCTCTTTCCTGTCATCATCGttatcatcgtcatcatcgtcatcatcgtcatcatcgtcatcatcattaaatGCGCAACAAGCAGAATATGGATCCGCATGGAAACGTGTTACCAGATTCAGAGTTGATAATTTGAATATCGACCACTTAAATGCGGGAATGGATGGACCATTTGGATGGATTACAGAAGGCCAAGTGGATATGATTGGTGATGTTCTGCTTCCTGATAAAGAGGCTGATGCATCGCAATTATCAGACATTCTAACAGAAATTGGTGAAAGACTCTTCAAAGAAGCTCAAAGGCATTCGATTTTACCATCCCCCCTGCAAGAACCAGTTGCTTCCGAAATTGATCCCGAGAAATACTTCATCATGGATTTTTATTTGAGATTACACAATGTCAAGGCTGAAGTACCACTTTTTACACCTGAGCTTGGCTACATGAATAATGCATTAATACGACCCATCGTAGGCTATATCAATTCTACAAGGACATATATACCTATCAGGTGCCGTGTTGTGAAAAACATATCAGATTTCGAAGGCTCGTGGACAATCTACGACTGTCTACTCATGAGGGATCTAAGTGCCGAAATTTACGACGCCTTCGCGGATTATGTTGCTGATGACAAGAAAAGATCTGTGCGCTTAATGCGTGTTGGTTTTTGGTCCCTTCAAATCATCCTTCAGGTAATATTGATGAGTCTAGGAGCCATTGCGTGA
- the EGD2 gene encoding Egd2p (similar to Saccharomyces cerevisiae EGD2 (YHR193C); ancestral locus Anc_4.358), with the protein MSVIPEQSNVTILSKNEKKAREMISKLGLKALPGISRVTFRKKDNQIIAIDQPDVYRTAGGNFVVFGEAKVDNFTQRLAAAQQQAETTGVAPADFADKSPEDIQADMQAAANNGPSDSKIEEADEEIDAGDIQAEDIELVVEQAGVSKNEAIKALKAHKGDIVNAIMALSK; encoded by the coding sequence ATGTCCGTCATCCCAGAACAATCCAACGTTACCATCTTGagtaaaaatgaaaagaaagccAGAGAAATGATCTCTAAATTAGGCTTGAAGGCTCTACCAGGTATTTCCAGAGTCACATTCAGAAAGAAGGACAATCAAATTATTGCCATTGACCAACCAGATGTCTACAGAACTGCTGGTGGTAactttgttgtttttggtGAAGCCAAGGTTGACAACTTCACTCAAAGATTAGCAGCAGCTCAACAACAAGCTGAGACCACTGGTGTTGCTCCAGCAGATTTTGCCGACAAATCACCAGAGGACATTCAGGCTGATATGCAAGCTGCTGCTAACAACGGACCTAGTGACTCCAAGATTGAAGAAGCCGACGAGGAAATTGACGCTGGCGACATTCAAGCCGAAGACATCGAACTAGTTGTTGAACAAGCTGGTgtttccaaaaatgaagCTATCAAAGCATTAAAGGCACATAAAGGTGACATCGTCAATGCTATCATGGCCTTGTCAAAGTGA
- the LNP1 gene encoding Lnp1p (similar to Saccharomyces cerevisiae YHR192W; ancestral locus Anc_4.357), with protein sequence MFSAIKKLTSGSKKTLVQRYTDELSEITSQIHDLDRKLEKSQLYIDRLQSHLTYYGAAITICTFAYLYWKYEDNWIYVIVGIVTTILLIGICKWGTYRVHDFIRRNQSKKLARLRARHQEKLEKLKEETNYHATNSIIHRFSGGDDQSEDTLKLMDEELKGKYEELNDLKKELAQLRNDDTLKTQTERDKWFDKVINAIGGGNDFSKMMVPIVCGNCRAQTGSYRMLNRPLNYACPICGWIINETNEGMTNATDTVEKKAENKNQ encoded by the coding sequence ATGTTTAGTgcaataaaaaaactgaCTTCGGGCAGCAAAAAAACATTGGTGCAGAGATATACAGATGAGCTCTCGGAGATCACATCACAGATCCACGACCTGGACCGAAAGCTGGAAAAAAGTCAGCTTTACATAGACCGATTACAATCCCATTTGACATATTATGGAGCAGCTATTACTATATGTACATTTGCGTATCTCTATTGGAAGTATGAGGACAACTGGATTTACGTCATTGTTGGGATTGTTACGACGATTTTACTGATAGGCATCTGTAAATGGGGAACATATAGAGTCCATGATTTCATAAGAAGAAAccaatcaaaaaaactggCAAGGCTAAGGGCCAGACATcaagaaaaacttgaaaagcTGAAGGAGGAGACAAATTATCACGCTACAAATTCAATCATTCATCGGTTTTCTGGAGGCGATGATCAATCAGAAGATACACTAAAACTAATGGACGAAGAACTGAAAGGAAAATATGAGGAGTTGAATGACTTGAAGAAGGAGCTAGCACAACTGAGGAATGATGATACGCTAAAAACGCAAACGGAGAGAGACAAGTGGTTTGATAAAGTTATAAATGCTATTGGCGGCGGTAATGATTTCAGTAAGATGATGGTCCCAATAGTATGTGGTAACTGCAGGGCCCAAACAGGCTCATATCGGATGCTTAATAGGCCCCTAAACTATGCTTGTCCAATTTGCGGGTGGATAATCAACGAGACCAACGAGGGCATGACGAATGCAACTGAtactgttgaaaaaaaagctgagaataaaaatcaataa
- the CTF8 gene encoding Ctf8p (similar to Saccharomyces cerevisiae CTF8 (YHR191C); ancestral locus Anc_4.356), translating to MPSVTISTAQIRSLLQSKEKCASVMTPMGNMMLEIQGDLDIPSVPGDDDRFSRYDDIDIVRLGLLHINTDVKTATLFVGKKQRLLGKIVELENPLGLLKFDHENGTVEMQDLFRYKILFSNRPLPVM from the coding sequence ATGCCTTCCGTCACAATATCTACTGCACAGATACGCTCTCTTTTACAATCGAAAGAGAAGTGCGCCTCTGTCATGACCCCAATGGGCAACATGATGTTGGAGATTCAAGGTGATCTTGACATACCTTCCGTACCAGGGGACGACGATCGATTCAGCAGATAcgatgatattgatattgtACGATTGGGGTTGCTGCATATCAATACAGATGTGAAAACTGCTACCCTTTTTGTTGGTAAAAAACAGAGACTCTTAGGCAAAATAGTGGAACTGGAGAATCCTCTAGGCTTGCTGAAGTTTGATCATGAAAATGGAACTGTTGAAATGCAAGATCTATTTAGATACAAAATTTTATTCAGCAACCGTCCATTACCCGTTATGTGA
- the MNS1 gene encoding mannosyl-oligosaccharide 1,2-alpha-mannosidase (similar to Saccharomyces cerevisiae MNS1 (YJR131W); ancestral locus Anc_4.355) yields the protein MRSDNILKIWLLGAISTALVAIGYLGKQKWTTVPQYGTAESVRNEIEEAFLESWRDYEDYAWGYDVYGPLSHSHRNMPRSGDPLGWITIDALDTMLLMFNKTTSNRAEFLKGILEIQVWTANELNYNIDAEVNIFETTIRMLGGLLSAYHYTKQLKIGNPEIYLNKSIDLCDRLAIAFKDRESGIPFSSVNLQTGEAIRNHVNEGASSTAEFTTLQLEFKYLSYLTGNATYWNLAENVYPALYDTNDLLSRYRGLAPIYTQPDSGLFHGQNIRFGSRGDSFYEYLLKQYLQSHEKIYYDLYRESMEGMKKYLIAKSIPSGFTYIGERPYGLQGALDPKMDHLVCFMGGLLGMGATEGLSIKKARKQSFWDSTREEDWKLAQELTHTCYQMYRQIPSGLSPEIVVFNDGITKIPPHAWSSPSGDFFVKPADKHNLQRPETVESIMFLYHLTKDEKYRQWGYEILSSFKEHTSVVTPDSRNVFVSLGDCISLPTHKRDNMESFWLAETLKYLYLLFEDDLDLTSIVFNTEAHPFPVFDLERLDEMHLKTNWSPSVVRL from the coding sequence ATGAGGAGCGATAATATACTGAAGATATGGCTACTTGGAGCCATTTCCACGGCACTTGTAGCGATCGGCTATCTAGGAAAGCAAAAGTGGACAACTGTGCCACAATATGGCACCGCAGAGTCAGTAAGAAATGAAATAGAGGAGGCCTTTCTGGAAAGCTGGAGAGATTATGAAGATTATGCTTGGGGATACGATGTTTACGGCCCATTGAGTCATTCACACCGAAACATGCCACGTTCTGGCGATCCGCTGGGATGGATAACTATTGATGCTTTGGATACCATGCTGCTGATGTTCAATAAGACTACGTCAAACAGGGCTGAGTTCTTGAAGGGCATATTGGAAATTCAGGTGTGGACCGCCAATGAGCTCAATTATAATATTGATGCAGAagtaaatatttttgaaactacGATTAGAATGCTCGGTGGATTGCTTTCTGCTTATCATTACAccaaacaattgaaaattggaAATCCAGAAATATACCTAAACAAATCGATTGATTTATGTGATAGATTGGCGATTGCGTTCAAAGATAGGGAGAGTGGTATACCGTTTTCAAGTGTGAATTTACAAACAGGCGAAGCCATAAGAAATCACGTCAACGAGGGAGCATCTTCCACTGCAGAATTCACTACACTACAGTTagaattcaaatatttgtcATACTTGACCGGAAACGCTACCTACTGGAATTTGGCTGAAAATGTATACCCTGCCCTTTATGATACGAATGACCTGCTGTCTAGGTACCGCGGATTAGCCCCAATATATACACAACCGGACAGTGGTTTATTTCATGGGCAAAACATCAGATTTGGATCCAGAGGTGATTCTTTTTATGAgtatcttttgaaacaatACTTACAATCCCACGAAAAAATCTATTACGATCTTTATCGTGAATCTATGGAAGgtatgaaaaaatacctGATAGCAAAATCTATACCAAGTGGGTTCACATATATCGGAGAAAGGCCTTATGGCTTACAAGGTGCATTAGATCCTAAGATGGACCATTTGGTTTGTTTTATGGGCGGGTTGTTAGGTATGGGAGCAACCGAAGGATTGTCAATTAAAAAAGCTAGGAAGCAGAGTTTTTGGGATTCAACTAGAGAGGAAGACTGGAAATTAGCCCAAGAATTGACACATACCTGTTATCAAATGTATCGTCAAATTCCTTCAGGATTAAGCCCTGAAATCGTTGTATTCAATGATGGGATCACTAAAATACCTCCTCATGCTTGGAGTTCCCCTTCTGGTGATTTCTTCGTCAAACCTGCTGATAAACACAACCTACAAAGACCGGAAACAGTAGAATCAATTAtgtttctttatcatctAACAAAAGATGAGAAATACCGCCAGTGGGGTTACGAAATTTTGTCAAGCTTCAAAGAACATACCAGTGTAGTAACTCCGGATTCCAGAAATGTCTTTGTCTCTCTCGGTGATTGCATAAGTTTACCCACACACAAGCGCGATAATATGGAAAGCTTCTGGCTGGCAGAAACTCTGAAATACCTATACCTCTTGTTCGAGGATGATTTAGATCTGACttccattgttttcaatACGGAAGCGCATCCTTTTCCTGTATTCGATCTTGAGAGGTTAGATGAAATGCATCTGAAGACCAACTGGTCACCCTCAGTAGTTAGGCTTTGA
- the STR2 gene encoding cystathionine gamma-synthase (similar to Saccharomyces cerevisiae STR2 (YJR130C) and YML082W; ancestral locus Anc_4.354), giving the protein MITQTVGDSIPPNTNHAVSVCLPTWEATVGYEEGDAVIVKAMTTGYPRFFIHKSVKKLCEVLSEKYAKDNETCLCFPSYSVAKRCREYVGVKVSSLENRAALPSSKVRILQLATCKPMTQEEIKFKRECKIAVVFVDKAYFRLLKEFWQHTGEIISSRLAEYVLHELFVVEKSSISLSQPHASSVHDGKETETNQDVIRDEEAFIETRFGRNLDFSFADEAKILIKKRIASKVVEKPTEEQIREDDGNTNQDNYDDNDDDDNNNNDNSDVANDGFFVQATEELLLDDTRTNVAGSTREIASTIQPEQIETVTSFLTSAVAADDNRRSLEINPEADVFLFPSGMASIFTAHRLLLNLDSLRVHRSRFNSTTPNCSGTTSPTSQPNLIGYGPPYKKTVMFGFPYTDTLSILRKFNHTYFLGNGDSSAMDELKKILQSGEQILALFIEAPSNPLLKMGDLAALRQLADIYGFYIVVDETVGGFVNIDVLPYADIVCSSLTKIFSGDSNVIAGSLVLNPKAKLYSFAQQFLIENKEYEDCLWCEDALYLERNSRDFIARTIKVNENTEHLLNNVLIPQQGKLIKKIFYPSLTSPETKENFDKVKCKTQGGYGGLFSLTFFEEGKARKFFNSLQLCKGPSLGTNFTLACPYAILAHYNELEEIAKYGVESNLVRVSVGLENKEELCRVFQHAIDIANKS; this is encoded by the coding sequence ATGATTACTCAGACCGTTGGCGATTCAATTCCACCCAACACAAACCATGCTGTTTCCGTGTGTCTTCCAACGTGGGAAGCAACAGTCGGTTATGAAGAAGGAGATGCGGTCATCGTAAAAGCAATGACAACTGGTTACCCTCGATTTTTCATCCATAAGTCAGTGAAAAAGCTTTGCGAAGTTTTAAGTGAAAAGTATGCCAAAGACAATGAGACTTGTCTTTGTTTTCCCTCTTACAGTGTTGCTAAAAGATGCAGAGAATATGTTGGGGTTAAGGTGAGCTCTCTTGAGAACCGCGCAGCTCTTCCATCTTCGAAGGTCCGTATTTTACAACTGGCTACCTGCAAACCCATGACTCAAGAAGagatcaaattcaaaagagaatgtAAGATAGCTGTAGTGTTTGTTGACAAGGCATATTTCCGTTTGTTAAAAGAGTTCTGGCAACATACTGGTGAGATAATATCTAGCAGGTTAGCCGAATATGTATTGCACGAACTGTTTGTTGTTGAGAAATCAAGCATAAGTTTGTCGCAGCCCCATGCATCGAGTGTGCatgatggaaaagaaacCGAAACTAATCAAGATGTTATAAGAGATGAGGAAGCATTCATCGAGACACGATTTGGTAGgaatcttgatttttcGTTTGCAGATGAAGCtaaaattttgatcaaaaaaaggatTGCCAGCAAAGTTGTCGAGAAACCCACCGAGGAGCAAATAAGAGAAGATGATGGCAACACAAATCAAGACAATTATGATGATAACgacgatgatgataacaataataatgataatagtGATGTTGCGAATGATGGCTTTTTTGTTCAGGCTACAGAGGAGCTACTCCTTGACGATACACGGACCAATGTAGCAGGCTCTACGAGAGAAATTGCCTCTACTATACAACCTGAACAGATCGAAACGGTGACTAGTTTTTTAACATCTGCTGTTGCTGCGGATGATAACAGACGTAGCTTAGAAATTAATCCAGAAGCTGACGTATTCTTATTTCCAAGCGGTATGGCATCTATTTTCACCGCGCATAGATTGTTGTTAAATCTAGACTCGCTAAGGGTGCATAGGTCGAGATTTAACAGCACCACTCCAAATTGTAGCGGAACTACATCTCCAACTTCTCAGCCCAATCTGATCGGTTATGGACCACCATACAAGAAAACTGTCATGTTCGGTTTTCCTTATACAGATACGCTAAGTATATTGAGGAAATTCAACCATACATATTTCCTAGGGAACGGTGATTCCAGCGCCATGGatgaactgaaaaaaattttacaaTCTGGGGAACAAATTTTGGCTCTCTTTATAGAGGCACCCTCGAATCCTCTCTTGAAGATGGGCGATCTTGCTGCGTTAAGGCAGTTGGCTGACATATACGGGTTTTACATCgttgttgatgaaactGTGGGCGGATTTGTTAATATTGATGTCTTACCATATGCTGACATTGTTTGCAGTTCATTGACAAAGATTTTTAGCGGTGACTCGAATGTGATTGCTGGTTCACTCGTGCTGAATCCGAAGGCCAAATTGTACAGCTTTGCTCAACAATTTCTGATTGAAAATAAGGAATACGAAGATTGCTTATGGTGCGAGGACGCATTATATCTAGAAAGAAATTCTCGTGATTTCATCGCAAGAACCATTAAAGTTAATGAAAACACGGAGCATCTGTTGAACAATGTTTTAATACCTCAACAGGGAAagctgataaaaaaaatcttttacCCAAGTTTAACTTCGCCGGAAACTAAGGAGAATTTCGATAAAGTTAAATGCAAAACACAAGGCGGATATGGTGGACTATTTTCTCTAACCTTTTTCGAGGAGGGCAAGGCACgcaagtttttcaatagttTGCAACTATGCAAGGGCCCATCCCTAGGTACTAATTTTACACTTGCATGCCCATATGCCATATTGGCACACTACAACGAGTTGGAAGAGATAGCCAAATATGGCGTTGAATCAAACCTGGTCAGGGTGAGTGTTGGACTTGAAAACAAGGAAGAACTGTGCAGAGTGTTCCAGCATGCCATAGATATAGCAAACAAGAGCTGA
- the ATP18 gene encoding F1F0 ATP synthase subunit i (similar to Saccharomyces cerevisiae ATP18 (YML081C- A); ancestral locus Anc_4.353) — MLKKFPTPLLKPYWPFFVGGAVVYYAFAKVSDLSANSSEFINDPRNPRFARGEKPVELK, encoded by the coding sequence atgttgaaaaagtttCCAACACCTTTGTTAAAGCCATACTGGCCATTTTTTGTCGGCGGTGCAGTTGTCTATTACGCATTCGCCAAAGTTTCTGACCTGTCCGCAAATTCCAGCGAATTCATCAACGATCCAAGAAATCCAAGATTTGCCAGAGGTGAAAAGCCTGTTGAATTGAAATGA
- the DAL2 gene encoding allantoicase (similar to Saccharomyces cerevisiae DAL2 (YIR029W)), whose product MKFYSLDEEKIFNSKIASEYHSVDVIGAKLGGKVLSFSDEWFAAAENLILPKAPVRDATKYTPAGAWYDGWETRRHNENPYDWVILRMGVFSAQIVGGEIDTAFFNGNQAEFASVEGLYDEAATDISETDERWDQIIPKFECEPSKRHFFLRTDGLTEKKYTHIKLKMFPDGGIARFRLYGKVFPPNVVSATKQHPLDLASACNGGVALAVSDQHFGSADNLLVPGRGHDMSDGWETTRSRKPGHVDWVIIQLGRETSFLDKVIIDTAHFKGNFPQYIMVHGAQGPQDDNWIELVPKSKTGPDKEHEYVIGKEQKITHVKVTIIPDGGLKRIRVWGY is encoded by the coding sequence ATGAAGTTCTATAGCTTGGACGAGGAGAAGATATTCAATAGCAAGATTGCGAGTGAGTACCACTCGGTGGACGTAATTGGGGCTAAACTAGGCGGGAAAGTGCTTTCGTTTTCTGACGAATGGTTCGCTGCTGCAGAAAACTTGATTCTACCTAAGGCACCCGTTAGGGATGCAACAAAGTACACGCCTGCTGGTGCCTGGTACGATGGTTGGGAGACTAGAAGGCATAATGAGAATCCTTACGATTGGGTCATCCTCAGAATGGGGGTGTTTTCTGCACAAATAGTGGGCGGTGAAATCGACACcgcatttttcaatggtaaTCAAGCTGAGTTTGCATCGGTTGAGGGGCTCTACGATGAAGCCGCCACTGACATATCTGAGACGGATGAACGTTGGGATCAGATAATCCCTAAATTCGAATGTGAGCCGTCAAAGAGGCACTTCTTCCTCAGAACTGACGGCTTAACGGAGAAGAAATACACTCACATTAAGTTAAAAATGTTCCCAGACGGTGGCATTGCTAGATTTAGACTTTACGGTAAGGTGTTCCCGCCGAATGTTGTTTCTGCGACAAAGCAGCATCCCTTGGATCTTGCCAGCGCCTGCAATGGTGGTGTAGCACTAGCCGTATCGGACCAACATTTCGGTTCTGCAGACAACCTGTTGGTGCCTGGGAGAGGCCATGATATGTCAGATGGTTGGGAAACTACAAGATCCAGAAAGCCTGGACATGTGGATTGGGTTATTATTCAATTAGGCCGTGAAACAAGCTTTCTGGATAAGGTCATTATTGACACAGCCCACTTCAAAGGTAATTTCCCTCAGTATATTATGGTCCATGGAGCTCAAGGTCCTCAAGATGATAATTGGATCGAATTGGTgccaaaatcaaaaacgGGCCCGGATAAAGAACACGAATATGTCATTGGCAAGGAGCAAAAAATCACTCACGTTAAAGTTACCATCATACCAGATGGCGGTCTTAAAAGGATTAGAGTATGGGGTTACTAG